From the genome of Danio aesculapii chromosome 16, fDanAes4.1, whole genome shotgun sequence, one region includes:
- the spag1b gene encoding sperm-associated antigen 1: protein MSGVMSSSSVSVPVEHLDYSFIQSCSDLKQLEQILRVLRSGQEGVYPHLIGFCERRIETLNPRSAELRTENHPHTAACYTEEEWRSITEDLQVWERSVRMTEAVLMRSSIFSGEQCVLPVRSSDRALQTNQEKRKTVKTSCVPRPYTDWDRLDVDSACAGESVRNAPAAAVCPELQQRLSSSTALTALEKQTAALREKDKANEAYRSRDYEEALEYYCRSLSLASSAAVFNNRAQTLIRLQQWPAALRDCEAVLQLEPHNIKALLRRATVHKHLGHRQESHDDLRAVLQIEPQNKTALKLLADESDTDPPQQRRSTGRRIPIQEVEEEEEGAHSEHSREGRGIMGNTHSSSSSRGGGAAHGDAHTEDTPSGHAYTEDTPSGHTHTEDTPSGHTHTEDTPSGHTHTEDTLSGHTHTEDTPSGHTHTEDTPSRHIHTEDTPSQHTHTEDMPSGHTHNEDTPPGHTHTEDTPPGHTHTEDTSSGQMEATPPGHIYTEATPPGHTYTKDTPPGHTHMTDEEHKETAEQHTQDNSEHTAAVLELLRHDGKVLFCSGSYEEAVEKYTQSLQLNTHTCTAYTNRALCYIKLQRFTEARQDCDSALHIEPTNKKAFYRRALANKGLKDYLSCRSDLQQVLRLDASVTEAQRLLMELTHLMEDRRRRTVHITEVEDEDDEGVVSSAD from the exons ATGTCAG gtgtgaTGAGTTCCAGTAGTGTGTCAGTTCCAGTGGAGCATCTGGACTACAGCTTCATCCAGAGCTGCTCCGACCTCAAACAGCTGGAGCAGATCCTGAGAGTCCTGCG CTCTGGTCAGGAGGGTGTGTATCCTCATCTGATTGGCTTCTGTGAGCGACGCATCGAGACGCTGAACCCCAGATCTGCAGAGCTCCGGACGGAGAACCATCCACACACAGCGGCCTGTTACACCGAGGAGGAGTGGAGGAGCATCACTGAAGACCtgcag GTGTGGGAGAGGAGTGTGCGGATGACTGAAGCGGTgctgatgcgcagctctatattCAGCGGTGAGCAGTGTGTGCTGCCGGTGCGATCCTCAGACAGAGCGCTGCAG ACAAACCAGGAGAAGAGGAAGACGGTGAAGACCTCCTGCGTCCCTCGACCATACACAGACTGGGACAG GTTAGATGTGGACTCTGCGTGCGCAGGTGAGAGTGTGAGGAATGCTCCTGCTGCTGCTGTGTGTCCAGAGCTTCAGCAGAGGCTCAGCAGCAGCACAG CTCTGACAGCGCTGGAGAAGCAGACTGCAGCTCTCCGAGAGAAAGACAAGGCCAATGAAGCGTACAGGAGCCGAGACTATGAGGAGGCGCTGGAGTACTACtgcag gagtcTCTCTCTGGCCTCTTCAGCTGCTGTGTTCAATAACCGCGCTCAGACTCTCATCCGTCTGCAGCAGTGGCCCGCCGCTCTCAGAGACTGTGAGGCCGTCCTCCAGCTCGAGCCACACAACATCAAGG ctcTGCTGCGCCGTGCCACTGTGCACAAACATCTGGGTCACCGGCAGGAATCTCATGATGACCTGAGAGCAGTTCTCCAGATCGAGCCACAAAACAAGACAGcactg AAGCTCCTGGCGGACGAGAGCGACACAGATCCGCCTCAGCAGAGACGCAGCACAGGAAGGAGGATCCCGATACAGGAagtggaggaagaggaagaag GTGCTCACAGTGAACACAGCAGAGAGGGCAGAGGAATCATGGGAAATacacacagcagcagcagcagcagaggaGGCGGAGCTGCCCATGGAGACGCCCATACTGAGGACACACCCTCGGGACACGCCTACACTGAGGACACACCCTCTGGACACACCCACACTGAGGATACACCCTCTGGACACACCCACACTGAGGACACACCCTCTGGACACACCCACACTGAGGACACACTCTCGGGACACACCCACACTGAGGACACACCCTCTGGACACACCCACACTGAGGACACGCCCTCACGACACATCCACACTGAGGACACGCCCTCACAACACACCCACACTGAGGACATGCCCTCTGGACACACCCACAATGAGGACACGCCCCCGGGGCACACCCACACTGAGGACACGCCCCCGGGGCACACCCACACAGAGGACACATCCTCTGGACAGATGGAGGCCACGCCCCCTGGGCACATCTACACTGAGGCCACTCCCCCTGGGCACACCTACACTAAGGACACACCTCCTGGACACACCCACATGACGGATGAGGAACACAAAGAgactgcagagcaacacacacaGGACAACTCTGAACACACTGCAGCag TGTTGGAGCTCCTGAGGCATGATGGGAAGGTTCTGTTCTGCAGCGGCAGCTATGAGGAGGCAGTGGAGAAATACACACAGAGTcttcagctgaacacacacacctgcacagcGTACACCAACAG agcgcTCTGCTACATCAAACTCCAGCGCTTCACTGAAGCCCGGCAGGACTGTGACTCCGCCCTTCATATCGAACCCACCAATAAGAAGGCTTTCTACAGACGAGCACTGGCCAATAAGGGTCTGAAG gattaCCTGTCGTGTCGTTCAGACCTGCAGCAGGTGTTGCGTCTGGATGCGAGTGTGACGGAGGCGCAGCGGCTGCTGATGGAGCTCACACACCTGATGGAGGACAGGAGACGCAGGACTGTACACATCACTGAG GtggaggatgaagatgatgaaggtGTGGTCAGCAGTGCAGATTGA